Proteins from one Staphylococcus saprophyticus subsp. saprophyticus ATCC 15305 = NCTC 7292 genomic window:
- a CDS encoding response regulator transcription factor, whose amino-acid sequence MSQKVLVVDDEQSIVTLLKYNLEQAGYIVEVAYDGEEALEKVNATNPELIVLDVMLPKKDGIEVCKSIRSDKNLVPILMLTAKDDEFDRVLGLELGADDYMTKPFSPREVVARVKAILRRSAIVNEAVPVENDEDDILIGSIRIRPEYFEVYREDELLELTPKEFELLLYLIERQGRVITREHMLNSVWNYEFAGDSRIVDVHISHLRDKLEENPKQPKLIKTVRGLGYKLERPKV is encoded by the coding sequence GAACAAGCTGGATACATAGTAGAAGTAGCCTATGATGGTGAAGAGGCATTAGAAAAAGTAAATGCTACAAACCCAGAATTGATTGTCTTGGATGTAATGCTTCCTAAAAAAGATGGAATTGAAGTTTGTAAATCAATACGTTCTGATAAAAATCTTGTACCTATACTTATGCTAACTGCCAAAGATGATGAGTTTGATCGTGTTCTAGGTCTAGAGTTAGGCGCAGATGATTATATGACTAAACCATTTTCACCAAGAGAAGTTGTTGCCAGAGTAAAGGCAATATTAAGAAGGTCTGCAATCGTAAATGAGGCGGTACCAGTTGAAAATGATGAAGATGACATACTCATTGGTTCGATAAGAATTCGACCTGAATATTTTGAAGTATATAGAGAAGATGAATTGCTTGAATTAACACCAAAAGAATTTGAATTATTATTGTATTTAATTGAGCGTCAAGGCAGAGTTATCACACGTGAGCATATGTTGAACTCTGTTTGGAATTATGAATTCGCTGGTGATTCTAGAATTGTGGATGTACATATAAGTCATTTAAGAGATAAATTAGAAGAAAATCCAAAACAACCCAAACTAATTAAGACAGTTCGTGGGTTAGGCTATAAATTGGAGAGACCTAAAGTCTAA
- the pnpS gene encoding two-component system histidine kinase PnpS yields MLKFQQRLLFLLCIIVIISFLALGAIITHAIYNTVSSAQEGDLEHQADHLVKLYKNDKENEMTDIAKSEKLTVKIEESNDVLFSTNQGTQINEDIKNEANPSRLIYDKENDDRRYTFKTTIDDKDVYLSGINNEILELQIQMWKYIALIGLFVIIIIFLVVRSINRTYIRPINEVTYATNLLAEGYYHVRVPESNVKETRELFVTTNELARRLQRLNHKQKLQSNRLKTTVENIPSSILMIDKYGEIVVANKSFYNVFTPEKAVEHKSYVDFVDLTLQKLITEAFKVEKPIYDQIELTIDQVHQKYFDTSCVPILSKTKKNLYGMVIVLHDITNLKKLENLRREFVANVSHELKTPITSIKGFAETLLDGAKNDEQTLNEFLKIISKESDRIETLVFDLLDLSHVEQQTEIVTEYVSLSEIAESTIKNMQNIAEEKQITIVNEIKPDIVIDANKDKVSQVALNLLSNAVSYSKASSEVIVRVYKDANKRIMEVQDFGIGISAEDQQHIFERFYRVDKARSRDSGGTGLGLSITKHIMEAHNGRINVFSRPNEGSTFRVTFFE; encoded by the coding sequence ATGTTAAAGTTTCAACAACGACTTTTATTTTTATTATGTATCATCGTTATTATAAGTTTTTTAGCTTTAGGTGCAATTATTACACATGCAATATATAATACAGTTTCTTCAGCTCAAGAAGGTGATTTGGAACATCAAGCTGATCATCTAGTCAAACTATATAAGAATGACAAAGAAAATGAGATGACTGATATTGCTAAAAGTGAAAAGCTTACAGTTAAAATAGAGGAAAGTAACGATGTCTTGTTTTCCACAAATCAAGGAACACAAATAAATGAGGATATAAAAAATGAAGCAAATCCTTCTCGATTAATCTATGATAAAGAAAATGATGATCGCAGATATACATTTAAAACCACTATTGATGATAAAGATGTATACCTTAGTGGAATAAATAATGAGATATTAGAATTACAGATTCAAATGTGGAAATATATTGCACTGATTGGTTTATTTGTGATTATCATCATATTTTTAGTTGTTAGAAGTATTAACCGGACTTATATTAGACCAATTAATGAAGTGACTTATGCAACGAACCTGTTAGCAGAAGGATATTACCATGTGAGAGTACCTGAAAGTAATGTCAAAGAAACCAGAGAGTTATTTGTAACGACGAATGAACTTGCTCGCAGGTTGCAAAGATTGAATCACAAACAAAAACTTCAATCTAATCGATTAAAAACTACGGTAGAAAATATACCAAGTTCCATATTGATGATTGATAAATATGGTGAAATCGTTGTAGCTAATAAATCATTTTATAATGTTTTTACACCTGAAAAAGCTGTAGAGCATAAAAGTTATGTTGACTTTGTAGATTTGACACTACAAAAACTTATTACCGAAGCATTTAAAGTAGAAAAGCCAATATATGATCAAATTGAATTAACAATTGATCAAGTTCATCAAAAATATTTTGACACATCTTGTGTACCGATTCTTTCTAAAACAAAGAAAAATTTATATGGTATGGTGATTGTGTTACACGATATTACGAATCTTAAAAAACTAGAAAATTTGAGAAGAGAATTTGTTGCTAATGTGTCACATGAATTAAAAACACCAATTACGTCTATCAAAGGTTTTGCAGAAACATTATTAGATGGTGCAAAAAACGATGAACAGACGTTAAATGAATTTTTAAAAATTATTTCTAAAGAATCAGATCGCATAGAAACATTAGTGTTTGATTTATTAGATCTCTCACATGTTGAGCAACAAACAGAAATTGTAACAGAATACGTGAGTCTTTCGGAAATCGCAGAAAGCACAATCAAGAATATGCAAAATATTGCAGAAGAAAAGCAAATCACAATTGTTAATGAAATTAAACCTGACATAGTCATTGATGCAAATAAAGATAAAGTATCACAAGTGGCCTTGAATTTGTTGTCTAACGCCGTGAGTTACTCTAAAGCATCAAGTGAAGTGATTGTACGTGTATATAAAGATGCAAACAAACGTATCATGGAAGTCCAAGATTTTGGTATTGGTATTAGTGCTGAGGATCAGCAGCATATTTTTGAAAGGTTTTATCGCGTAGATAAAGCGAGAAGTAGAGATTCAGGCGGTACTGGTTTAGGACTTTCAATAACCAAACACATTATGGAAGCACATAATGGACGTATTAATGTCTTTAGTCGCCCTAATGAAGGCTCTACTTTTAGAGTCACATTTTTCGAATAA
- the polA gene encoding DNA polymerase I — translation MNKLILIDGNSLSFRAFYALPLLQNKAGIHTNAVYGFAMLLEKIIKEEQPTHFLVAFDAGKTTFRHEQYSEYKGGRQKTPPELSEQFPYVRQLLDAYQIKRYELDNYEADDIIGTLSKQANAEKFETIIVTGDRDLTQLATDDVTIYYTKKGVTDVDHYTPEFIAEKYDGLVPNQIIDMKGLMGDASDNIPGVAGVGEKTAIKLLKKFSTVENVYNHIEEVSGKKLKEKLENSKSDALMSKELATINCDSPIEVTLADTKLPESPDSTAKIDIFKKLEFKQLLDQVDVEGTHTSAEELELEITSDFSNVDFNELSEATIHFELDGSNYLKDDILKFALYDGSNHVVIDADKVHDYPELIAWLENDKTEKIVYDAKKSYIVAHRLDIAIKHIVFDVMLASYIIDPSRTIDDVNSVVSYFDQHYVKESIEVFGKGKKRHVPEDEILDHHVGTIIEAINKTKPKMEAQLEEYNQTNLLDDLELPLARILSEMEETGIYTVATDLQEMEKEIQAKLDVLINNIYNAAGESFNINSPKQLGVVLFETLELPVIKKTKTGYSTAVDVLEQLQGQHPIIDYILEYRTLSKLQSTYVEGLQKVISEDNRIHTRFNQTLAQTGRLSSVDPNLQNIPIRLEEGRRIRKAFKSSDDNNVIFSADYSQIELRVLAHITQDESMKQAFINDEDIHTATAMKVFNVQPDEVDSLMRRQAKAVNFGIVYGISDYGLSQSLGITRKQAKQFIDDYLDSFPGVKQYMEDIVKDCKAQGYVETLLHRRRYIPDITSRNFNLRGFAERTAMNTPIQGSAADIIKLAMVNFVNEVKHTDFHAQLLLQVHDELIFELPKDEVEAFSEFIEEIMDNALALDVPLKVETSHGKTWYDAK, via the coding sequence TTGAATAAATTAATCTTAATTGATGGTAACAGTCTGAGCTTTAGAGCTTTTTATGCTTTACCACTTTTACAAAATAAGGCAGGTATACATACCAATGCTGTTTATGGCTTTGCGATGTTACTTGAGAAAATAATTAAAGAAGAACAGCCTACACATTTTCTTGTTGCATTTGATGCAGGAAAAACAACATTTAGACATGAACAATATAGTGAATATAAAGGTGGACGTCAAAAAACACCACCGGAACTAAGTGAACAATTTCCATATGTCAGACAATTGTTAGATGCGTATCAAATTAAACGATACGAATTAGACAATTATGAAGCTGACGATATTATAGGAACATTAAGTAAACAGGCAAATGCAGAAAAATTTGAAACAATAATTGTTACAGGTGATCGAGATTTGACGCAGTTAGCTACAGATGATGTAACAATCTATTACACAAAAAAAGGCGTAACAGATGTTGATCATTATACGCCTGAATTTATTGCTGAAAAATATGATGGCTTAGTCCCAAATCAAATCATTGATATGAAAGGATTGATGGGCGATGCATCAGATAATATTCCTGGCGTGGCTGGGGTTGGTGAAAAAACAGCAATCAAGTTATTGAAGAAATTTTCTACTGTTGAAAATGTTTATAATCATATTGAAGAAGTGTCTGGTAAAAAATTAAAAGAAAAACTAGAAAATAGTAAATCTGATGCTTTAATGAGTAAAGAACTTGCTACAATCAACTGCGATAGCCCTATAGAAGTCACTTTAGCAGATACGAAGTTACCTGAAAGTCCTGATTCAACAGCAAAAATTGATATCTTTAAAAAACTTGAATTTAAGCAGCTTTTAGATCAAGTCGATGTAGAGGGCACGCATACTTCTGCTGAAGAATTAGAACTTGAAATTACATCGGATTTTAGTAATGTAGATTTTAATGAATTATCAGAAGCCACTATTCATTTTGAATTAGATGGATCGAATTATTTGAAAGATGATATTTTGAAATTTGCTTTATATGATGGATCAAATCATGTTGTCATTGATGCGGATAAGGTTCATGACTATCCGGAATTGATAGCTTGGTTAGAAAATGATAAGACAGAAAAAATCGTCTATGATGCTAAAAAATCATATATTGTTGCACATCGCTTAGACATAGCTATTAAACATATCGTTTTTGATGTTATGCTCGCGAGTTATATTATCGATCCATCTCGCACAATTGATGATGTGAATTCTGTGGTTTCGTATTTTGATCAACATTATGTGAAAGAAAGTATAGAAGTTTTTGGTAAAGGTAAAAAAAGACATGTACCTGAGGATGAAATTTTAGATCATCACGTTGGAACGATTATCGAAGCAATTAACAAAACTAAACCAAAAATGGAAGCGCAGTTAGAAGAATATAATCAAACTAACTTATTAGATGATTTAGAATTACCGTTAGCACGTATTTTAAGTGAAATGGAAGAAACTGGCATTTACACAGTAGCAACCGATTTGCAAGAAATGGAAAAAGAAATTCAAGCGAAACTTGATGTACTAATTAATAATATTTATAACGCGGCTGGCGAATCATTTAATATTAACTCACCAAAACAATTAGGCGTGGTACTATTTGAAACATTAGAATTACCTGTTATTAAAAAAACTAAAACAGGTTATTCTACGGCCGTAGATGTACTGGAGCAACTACAAGGACAACATCCTATTATCGACTATATTTTAGAGTACAGAACATTATCAAAACTACAATCTACTTATGTAGAAGGACTGCAAAAAGTGATTAGTGAAGATAATCGCATTCATACGCGTTTTAATCAAACACTTGCACAAACGGGTAGATTGTCATCTGTAGATCCTAACTTGCAAAATATTCCAATTCGCTTAGAAGAAGGTCGAAGAATTAGAAAGGCATTTAAATCTAGTGACGATAACAATGTCATCTTCTCAGCTGACTATTCGCAAATTGAATTACGTGTACTTGCACATATTACTCAAGATGAGAGCATGAAACAAGCATTCATCAATGATGAAGATATTCATACAGCAACTGCTATGAAAGTATTTAATGTACAGCCAGATGAAGTTGATAGTCTAATGCGTAGACAAGCGAAAGCAGTAAATTTCGGTATCGTATATGGCATAAGCGACTATGGGTTAAGTCAAAGTTTAGGTATTACACGTAAACAAGCAAAGCAGTTTATTGATGATTATCTCGATAGTTTCCCTGGTGTGAAACAATATATGGAAGATATTGTTAAAGATTGTAAAGCGCAAGGTTATGTTGAGACACTATTACATCGCCGTCGTTATATTCCGGACATCACTAGTAGAAACTTTAATTTACGTGGTTTTGCGGAAAGAACGGCTATGAATACACCGATACAAGGCAGTGCCGCAGATATTATCAAATTGGCAATGGTTAATTTTGTAAATGAAGTTAAACATACTGATTTTCATGCGCAATTATTATTACAAGTACACGATGAATTAATTTTTGAATTACCTAAAGATGAAGTAGAGGCTTTTAGTGAATTTATAGAAGAAATAATGGATAATGCATTGGCATTAGACGTACCACTCAAAGTTGAAACAAGTCATGGTAAGACATGGTATGACGCAAAATAG
- the mutM gene encoding bifunctional DNA-formamidopyrimidine glycosylase/DNA-(apurinic or apyrimidinic site) lyase, which yields MPELPEVEHVTRGIKPFVKGQKIESILFSDKVQEGKANHRETIVKGMELDTFKRFTRLYTIVDIERRSKYIVFYLEKDGDKRILISHLGMAGGFFVVDKLEDISVPNYRKHWHVIFKLDNDKLLVYSDIRRFGEIRNVASFEAYPSFLEIAPEPFEKEAMAHYLAWFDKKLYQNKPIKQMILDHRVISGCGNIYACEALFRSGIHPARLPKDLNHQEREMLFYYVREVLEAGIKYGGTSISDYRHADGSTGTMQQHLNVYKQKVCKVCGDDIATQVIATRNSHFCPTCQKIKEE from the coding sequence GTGCCTGAATTACCTGAAGTAGAACATGTAACAAGAGGCATTAAGCCATTTGTAAAAGGGCAAAAAATAGAATCTATTCTCTTTTCTGATAAAGTACAAGAAGGAAAAGCGAATCATAGAGAAACCATTGTTAAAGGTATGGAGCTTGATACTTTTAAACGATTCACTAGGCTTTATACGATTGTTGATATTGAGCGAAGAAGTAAGTATATTGTCTTCTATTTAGAAAAAGATGGAGATAAGCGAATTCTAATAAGTCATTTAGGTATGGCTGGTGGATTTTTTGTCGTAGATAAGCTTGAAGATATTAGTGTGCCAAATTATCGCAAACACTGGCATGTCATATTTAAATTAGATAATGACAAATTACTTGTGTATTCAGATATTAGACGCTTTGGTGAAATTAGAAACGTTGCTTCATTTGAAGCTTACCCATCATTTTTAGAAATTGCCCCAGAACCTTTTGAAAAAGAAGCTATGGCACATTATTTGGCTTGGTTTGATAAAAAGTTATATCAAAATAAACCAATTAAACAAATGATTCTAGACCACCGTGTCATATCAGGATGTGGAAATATATATGCTTGCGAGGCATTATTTAGATCAGGTATTCATCCAGCTAGATTACCAAAAGATTTAAATCATCAGGAACGAGAAATGTTATTCTATTATGTTCGAGAAGTACTGGAAGCGGGTATAAAATATGGTGGAACAAGCATTTCAGATTACCGTCATGCTGATGGTAGTACAGGTACAATGCAGCAACACCTAAACGTATATAAACAAAAAGTTTGTAAAGTTTGTGGCGATGACATTGCAACACAAGTAATTGCAACGAGAAATAGTCATTTTTGTCCAACTTGTCAAAAAATAAAGGAAGAGTGA
- the coaE gene encoding dephospho-CoA kinase (Dephospho-CoA kinase (CoaE) performs the final step in coenzyme A biosynthesis.), whose protein sequence is MPKVIGLTGGIASGKSTVSELLSAHGFKIVDADIASRQAVEKGTKGLERVKESFGEQAIDENGEMNRAYVGEVVFNQPEKRLELNEIVHPIVREIMEKEKAQYLSEGYHVIMDIPLLFENNLQDTVDEVWLVYTSESIQIDRLMERNNISMEEAKARVYSQISIDKKRRMADHEIDNRDTKLELKQNLENLLLEEGYIESHSEDVL, encoded by the coding sequence ATGCCGAAAGTTATAGGACTAACTGGTGGTATCGCATCAGGTAAATCTACGGTATCAGAACTATTAAGTGCACATGGTTTTAAAATCGTAGATGCAGATATTGCATCACGTCAAGCAGTAGAAAAAGGTACAAAAGGCCTAGAACGTGTGAAAGAATCGTTTGGTGAGCAAGCTATTGATGAAAATGGTGAAATGAATAGAGCTTATGTAGGCGAAGTAGTATTTAATCAACCTGAAAAGAGATTAGAATTAAATGAAATCGTACATCCTATTGTGCGAGAAATTATGGAAAAAGAAAAAGCACAATACTTAAGCGAAGGTTATCATGTCATTATGGATATTCCATTATTATTTGAGAATAATTTACAAGATACTGTCGATGAAGTCTGGTTAGTATATACTTCAGAAAGTATACAAATCGATAGATTGATGGAACGAAATAATATTTCAATGGAAGAAGCGAAAGCACGTGTTTATAGTCAAATTTCTATAGATAAAAAACGTAGAATGGCAGACCATGAAATAGATAATCGTGATACAAAATTAGAACTAAAACAAAATTTAGAAAATTTATTATTAGAAGAAGGCTATATAGAGAGTCATTCTGAAGATGTACTTTAA
- the gap gene encoding type I glyceraldehyde-3-phosphate dehydrogenase — MTTNIAINGMGRIGRMVLRIALKNKDLNVVAINASYPPETIAHLINYDTTHGVYDFKVEPIESGIKVDDHEIQLVSDRNPENLPWKQLDIDVAIEATGKFNHGDKAIAHIKAGAKKVLLTGPSKGGDVQMIVKGVNNDQLDIEKYDIFSNASCTTNCIGPVAKVLNDQFGIQNGLMTTVHAITNDQNNIDNPHKDLRRARSCNESIIPTSTGAAKALKEVLPELEGKLHGMALRVPTKNVSLVDLVVDLNENVTATQVNEAFEANDLQGVISTEDAPLVSMDFNTNPHSAIIDTQSTMVMGDNKVKVIAWYDNEWGYSNRVVDVATQIGQLLKNDVAAVAN; from the coding sequence ATGACGACAAATATAGCAATTAACGGAATGGGTAGAATAGGTAGAATGGTGTTGAGAATCGCACTAAAAAATAAAGATTTAAATGTAGTGGCGATAAATGCGAGTTACCCACCGGAAACAATTGCACATCTAATAAATTATGATACAACACATGGCGTTTATGATTTTAAAGTAGAGCCAATAGAATCGGGAATTAAAGTTGATGATCACGAAATTCAATTAGTTTCTGATAGAAATCCTGAAAATTTACCATGGAAGCAATTAGATATAGATGTTGCAATAGAAGCAACAGGTAAATTTAACCACGGAGATAAAGCGATAGCACATATTAAAGCTGGTGCTAAAAAAGTATTGTTAACAGGTCCATCTAAGGGTGGAGATGTACAAATGATTGTCAAAGGCGTTAATAATGACCAATTAGATATTGAGAAATATGATATTTTTAGCAACGCTTCATGTACTACAAACTGTATCGGTCCGGTTGCAAAGGTATTAAATGATCAATTTGGTATCCAAAATGGCTTGATGACAACTGTACATGCCATTACCAATGACCAAAATAATATTGATAATCCACATAAAGATTTAAGACGTGCACGTTCATGTAATGAAAGTATTATTCCAACTTCAACTGGTGCTGCTAAAGCATTGAAAGAAGTATTGCCAGAATTAGAAGGGAAATTACATGGAATGGCTTTACGCGTACCTACAAAAAATGTATCACTCGTTGATTTAGTGGTCGATTTAAATGAAAATGTAACAGCAACACAAGTGAACGAAGCTTTTGAAGCGAATGATTTACAAGGTGTCATTTCTACCGAAGATGCACCACTCGTTTCAATGGACTTTAACACGAATCCACATTCGGCCATTATCGATACACAAAGTACAATGGTAATGGGAGATAATAAAGTTAAAGTGATAGCATGGTATGACAATGAATGGGGCTATTCTAATAGAGTAGTTGATGTTGCCACACAAATTGGACAATTACTTAAAAACGATGTTGCAGCTGTAGCAAATTAA
- the nrdR gene encoding transcriptional regulator NrdR, with translation MKCPKCNSTHSRVVDSRHADEVNAIRRRRECEECETRFTTFEHIEKRPLIVVKKDGTREQFLREKILNGLVRSCEKRPVRYEQLEDITNNVEWKLRDEGRAEISSREIGEHVMNLLMHVDQVSYVRFASVYKEFKDVDQLLQSMQGILAENKRSDS, from the coding sequence ATGAAATGCCCGAAATGTAATTCGACTCATTCTCGTGTTGTGGACTCTAGACATGCAGATGAAGTTAATGCGATTCGACGTAGAAGAGAATGTGAAGAGTGTGAAACAAGGTTCACTACTTTTGAACATATAGAAAAAAGACCACTCATCGTAGTTAAAAAAGACGGTACACGTGAGCAATTTTTACGAGAAAAAATATTAAATGGTTTAGTTCGTTCATGTGAGAAAAGACCAGTACGATATGAGCAATTAGAAGACATTACAAATAATGTCGAATGGAAATTACGTGATGAGGGTCGTGCTGAAATTTCATCAAGAGAAATTGGTGAACATGTTATGAATTTATTGATGCATGTAGATCAAGTATCGTATGTAAGATTTGCATCTGTATACAAGGAATTTAAGGATGTAGACCAGTTACTACAATCTATGCAAGGTATTTTAGCTGAAAATAAACGGAGTGATTCTTAA
- a CDS encoding replication initiation and membrane attachment family protein has protein sequence MGLQSYDYGLRPHDNFNVVRDFNLNNNHLEILNRLFTPMIGMNAIGLYHYLNQFAEVGSDTVLTHYIIMSELKINLLEFRKEMDLLEGTGLVKSYVNHSAQHSSFIYDLIQPPSAKQFFNDPMLSVYLYSEVSKQRYQQLKRHFESDQRIDYSQYQDVTRTFTDVFKVPNKTVENDGIEKKETAYTGLNLSQVQFDFETLYDLLQSHFISAKIIDKDAKILITQIATLYGLTPEAMKRIILKSITSAQELSFEELRKHARTYYLMEHEQQLPTLNVKTEADSETKLENQPVETESENDSWLKQLEETSPIDMLASWSESEPTTQQKYMIEELIEREHLSFGVINILLQFVMLKEDMKLPKSYIFEIASNWKKKGIKTAEQAYQYAVKVNQPKKENQSNKRNYKQKQLASREMTPKWLEERDNKQSNEPSKDEDDEKLKKDREQFLNQLKNRWKEDNK, from the coding sequence ATGGGGTTACAATCCTACGATTATGGTTTGAGACCACATGATAATTTCAATGTTGTTCGTGATTTTAATTTAAATAATAACCATTTAGAAATATTAAATAGATTGTTTACGCCCATGATTGGTATGAATGCGATTGGTTTATATCATTACTTGAATCAATTTGCGGAAGTTGGTTCTGATACTGTTTTAACTCACTATATTATAATGAGTGAATTAAAAATAAATTTGTTGGAATTCAGAAAAGAAATGGATTTGTTAGAAGGTACAGGCCTTGTTAAATCATATGTTAATCACAGTGCACAACATTCATCGTTTATTTATGATTTGATTCAACCACCTTCTGCGAAACAATTTTTTAACGACCCTATGTTATCTGTTTATTTATATAGTGAGGTAAGTAAACAACGTTATCAACAACTCAAACGGCATTTCGAGAGTGATCAGCGTATTGATTATAGTCAATATCAAGATGTGACTCGTACGTTCACTGATGTATTTAAAGTGCCAAATAAAACGGTGGAAAATGATGGTATAGAAAAAAAAGAAACAGCATATACTGGTTTAAACTTAAGTCAAGTTCAGTTTGATTTTGAGACACTTTACGATTTATTACAAAGCCATTTTATAAGTGCAAAAATAATTGATAAAGATGCTAAAATATTAATCACACAAATTGCTACATTATATGGATTGACACCTGAAGCAATGAAACGCATCATATTAAAATCCATCACAAGTGCACAAGAATTGTCATTTGAAGAATTGCGTAAACATGCAAGAACGTATTATTTAATGGAGCATGAACAACAATTGCCTACACTAAATGTTAAAACAGAAGCGGATAGTGAAACTAAACTAGAGAATCAACCAGTGGAAACTGAAAGTGAAAATGATAGTTGGCTTAAACAATTGGAGGAAACAAGTCCTATTGATATGCTTGCATCATGGTCAGAGTCTGAACCAACTACCCAACAAAAATATATGATTGAAGAACTGATTGAACGTGAACATTTATCATTTGGCGTTATTAATATTCTATTGCAGTTTGTAATGTTAAAAGAAGATATGAAGCTGCCTAAATCCTATATATTTGAGATTGCATCTAATTGGAAGAAAAAAGGCATTAAAACAGCAGAACAAGCATATCAATACGCCGTGAAAGTAAATCAGCCTAAGAAAGAAAACCAATCTAATAAACGTAATTATAAACAGAAACAATTAGCTTCCAGAGAAATGACACCAAAATGGTTAGAAGAACGCGATAATAAGCAATCGAATGAACCATCCAAAGATGAAGATGATGAGAAATTAAAAAAAGATAGAGAACAATTTCTTAATCAATTAAAAAATAGATGGAAGGAGGACAATAAATGA
- the dnaI gene encoding primosomal protein DnaI has product MKSFNHIMGESNDLSKRIEKIKKDVVKDPDVKQFLETHKSELTNAMIDEDLNILQEYKDQEKHYDGHAYKDCPNFVKGHIPELYIENNHIKIRYLPCPCKIKHDEEKFNAHLITSHHMQRDTLDAKLEDIYMDRRDRLDVAMAANQICDKITNHESQVKGLYLHGPFGTGKSFILGAIANQLKTEKISSTIVYLPEFIRSLKGGFKDGSFESKLQRVREANILMLDDIGAEEITTWARDEVIGPLLHYRMVQELPTFFSSNLSFEELEYHLSVTRDGTEKTKAARIMERIKTLSIPYYLEGKNYRND; this is encoded by the coding sequence ATGAAATCTTTCAACCATATTATGGGTGAATCAAATGATTTATCAAAACGCATCGAAAAAATCAAAAAAGATGTCGTCAAAGATCCAGACGTCAAACAATTTTTAGAGACACATAAGTCCGAATTGACCAATGCAATGATTGATGAAGATTTAAATATTTTGCAAGAATATAAAGACCAAGAAAAGCATTATGATGGTCATGCTTATAAAGATTGTCCCAATTTTGTTAAAGGACACATACCTGAATTGTACATTGAAAATAATCATATAAAGATTCGCTATTTACCTTGTCCTTGCAAAATCAAACATGATGAAGAAAAGTTTAATGCACATTTGATTACATCCCATCACATGCAACGCGACACACTAGATGCTAAGTTGGAAGATATTTATATGGACAGAAGAGATAGATTAGATGTTGCTATGGCTGCAAACCAAATCTGCGACAAAATTACAAATCACGAATCGCAAGTGAAAGGTTTATATCTACACGGGCCATTTGGAACGGGGAAATCTTTTATATTAGGTGCTATAGCGAATCAATTGAAAACTGAAAAAATATCATCGACCATCGTTTATTTACCAGAGTTTATTCGTTCGTTAAAAGGCGGATTTAAAGACGGTAGTTTTGAGTCTAAACTTCAAAGAGTCAGAGAAGCGAATATACTCATGTTGGATGATATTGGTGCTGAAGAAATTACAACATGGGCAAGAGACGAAGTCATTGGCCCGCTCTTACATTATAGAATGGTTCAAGAACTGCCAACTTTCTTCAGTTCAAATTTAAGTTTCGAAGAATTAGAATATCATCTTTCAGTTACGAGAGACGGCACTGAAAAGACAAAAGCTGCCAGAATTATGGAGCGAATTAAAACACTTTCTATACCGTATTATCTAGAAGGAAAAAATTACCGGAATGATTGA